One part of the Phragmites australis chromosome 3, lpPhrAust1.1, whole genome shotgun sequence genome encodes these proteins:
- the LOC133911276 gene encoding uncharacterized protein LOC133911276: MRSPTFVAAVLVLVFLASGGTAARTLVSEVGSEVALDHVVLVELTGTDSSAQPSNCTYGNNVGGQCPPTPSVGH, from the coding sequence ATGAGATCTCCGACGTTTGTAGCTGCGGTTCTTGTGCTCGTCTTCCTTGCCTCCGGCGGCACGGCGGCGAGGACGCTGGTGAGCGAGGTCGGCTCTGAAGTGGCGCTGGATCACGTCGTCCTGGTGGAGTTGACGGGCACCGATTCTTCGGCGCAGCCGTCCAACTGCACCTACGGGAACAACGTCGGCGGCCAGTGCCCTCCGACTCCGAGTGTTGGCCACTGA